One segment of Pseudomonas sp. FP2196 DNA contains the following:
- a CDS encoding potassium transporter Kup: protein MGQASSQAAGAEHSTAKPIGMLVAAVGVVYGDIGTSPLYTLKEVFSGAYGVPVNHDGVLGILSLIFWSLIWVVSIKYMMFVLRADNQGEGGIMALTALARRAAGKRRKLRSLLVVCGLIGAALFYGDSMITPAISVLSAIEGLGLAFDGIDHWVVPLSLVVLVALFLIQKHGTARIGILFGPIMVTWFLVLGALGVYGISHTPEVLHALNPVWAVRFFMVHAGMGVAILGAVVLALTGAEALYADMGHFGRKPIARAWFLLVLPALVLNYFGQGALLLDNPEAARNPFYLLAPSWALIPLVGLSTLATVIASQAVISGAFSLTRQAIQLGYIPRMYIQHTSSDEQGQIYIGAVNWALMVGVVLLVLGFESSGALASAYGVAVTGTMLMTTILVSAVMLLLWKWPPILAVPVLLGFLLVDGLYFAANVPKIVQGGAFPVIAGIALFVLMTTWKRGKQLLVDRLDEGALPLPIFISSIRVQPPHRVQGTAVFLTARSDAVPHALLHNLLHNQVLHEQVVLLTVVYEDIPRVPPSRRFEVEAHGEGFFRVILHFGFTDEPDVPQALKLCHLDDLDFSPMRTTYFLSRETVIASKLEGMARWREALFAFMLKNANGNLRFFNLPLNRVIELGTQVEM, encoded by the coding sequence ATGGGTCAGGCAAGTAGTCAGGCGGCGGGCGCCGAGCATTCGACGGCAAAGCCGATCGGCATGCTGGTCGCCGCGGTCGGGGTGGTTTACGGCGACATCGGCACGAGCCCGCTGTACACCCTCAAAGAAGTGTTTTCCGGCGCTTATGGCGTACCGGTCAATCACGATGGCGTGCTGGGCATTCTGTCGTTGATCTTCTGGTCGCTGATCTGGGTCGTCTCGATCAAATACATGATGTTCGTCCTGCGGGCCGACAACCAGGGCGAGGGCGGGATCATGGCGCTTACCGCGCTGGCCCGGCGTGCGGCGGGGAAACGCAGAAAGTTGCGTTCGTTGCTGGTGGTCTGCGGGCTGATCGGCGCGGCGCTGTTTTATGGCGACAGCATGATTACCCCGGCGATTTCGGTGCTTTCGGCAATCGAAGGTCTGGGCCTGGCGTTTGATGGCATCGATCATTGGGTGGTACCGCTCTCGCTGGTGGTGTTGGTTGCGCTGTTTCTGATCCAGAAACACGGTACGGCGCGAATTGGCATTCTGTTCGGGCCGATCATGGTCACCTGGTTCCTCGTGCTGGGCGCCCTCGGCGTTTATGGCATCAGCCACACGCCGGAAGTGCTGCATGCGCTGAACCCGGTCTGGGCGGTGCGTTTCTTCATGGTGCATGCGGGCATGGGCGTGGCGATCCTCGGCGCCGTGGTGCTGGCACTGACCGGTGCCGAAGCGCTGTACGCCGACATGGGCCACTTCGGTCGCAAGCCGATTGCCCGCGCGTGGTTCCTGCTGGTGCTGCCAGCGCTGGTGCTTAACTACTTCGGTCAGGGCGCCTTGCTGCTGGACAACCCGGAAGCAGCACGCAACCCGTTCTATCTGCTGGCGCCGAGCTGGGCACTGATTCCGCTGGTCGGTCTGTCGACCCTGGCCACGGTGATCGCCTCGCAAGCGGTGATTTCCGGCGCGTTCTCCCTGACCCGTCAGGCGATACAGCTCGGCTACATTCCGCGCATGTACATTCAGCACACCTCCAGCGATGAGCAGGGCCAGATCTACATTGGCGCGGTGAACTGGGCGTTGATGGTCGGCGTGGTTCTGCTGGTATTGGGCTTCGAGTCCTCCGGCGCCTTGGCCTCAGCCTACGGCGTGGCGGTGACCGGCACCATGCTGATGACCACCATTCTGGTGTCGGCCGTCATGCTGTTGCTGTGGAAATGGCCACCGATCCTCGCGGTACCGGTGTTGCTCGGCTTCCTGCTGGTGGACGGTCTGTACTTCGCCGCCAACGTGCCGAAAATCGTTCAGGGCGGTGCTTTCCCGGTGATCGCCGGTATCGCGTTGTTCGTGCTGATGACCACCTGGAAGCGCGGCAAACAATTGCTGGTCGACCGCCTGGACGAAGGCGCGCTGCCACTGCCGATCTTCATCAGCAGCATCCGCGTGCAACCGCCGCATCGTGTGCAAGGCACAGCCGTGTTCCTGACCGCGCGCTCCGATGCCGTACCCCATGCGCTGTTGCACAACCTGCTGCACAACCAGGTGCTGCACGAGCAAGTGGTGTTGCTGACCGTGGTCTATGAAGACATCCCGCGTGTGCCACCCTCGCGCCGCTTCGAGGTCGAGGCCCACGGCGAAGGCTTCTTCCGGGTGATCCTGCACTTCGGCTTCACCGACGAGCCGGACGTGCCGCAAGCGCTGAAGCTGTGTCATCTGGATGATCTGGATTTCAGCCCGATGCGCACGACTTACTTCCTCAGCCGTGAAACGGTCATCGCCTCGAAACTCGAAGGCATGGCGCGTTGGCGCGAGGCGTTGTTCGCGTTCATGTTGAAGAATGCCAATGGCAATTTGCGGTTCTTTAATCTGCCGCTGAACCGGGTGATTGAGTTGGGGACGCAGGTGGAGATGTAA
- a CDS encoding DUF3077 domain-containing protein, whose amino-acid sequence MSNQSDLKTIGFTPFLYNSDQAYFNVRSGIPIVDALSQSSDLLSLAKSFAEDAAFIRDTDRHAWAAHYLTLMGKALIDDVIQALIPRPARTKTESEAEMPESL is encoded by the coding sequence ATGAGCAATCAATCTGATCTTAAAACCATCGGCTTCACCCCCTTCCTCTACAACTCGGATCAAGCGTATTTCAACGTTCGCTCCGGCATCCCCATAGTCGATGCATTGTCCCAATCCTCCGACCTGCTATCCCTCGCAAAATCCTTCGCAGAAGACGCTGCCTTCATCAGAGACACCGACCGACATGCCTGGGCCGCGCATTATCTGACGTTGATGGGCAAAGCCTTGATTGATGATGTGATACAGGCGCTGATACCACGACCAGCGCGCACGAAGACCGAGTCTGAAGCAGAGATGCCTGAAAGCTTGTAG
- the dinB gene encoding DNA polymerase IV, translating to MTQRKIIHIDCDCFYAAIEMRDDPRLAGKPLAVGGSADRRGVIATCNYEARAYGVRSAMASGHALKLCPDLTIVKPRMDAYREASKEIHTIFADYTDLIEPLSLDEAYLDVSDSAHFGGSATRIAQDIRRRVSNQLHITVSAGVAPNKFLAKIASDWKKPNGLFVITPDQVEDFVSGLPVSKLHGVGKVTADKLGKLGIVDCSQLREWDKLALVREFGSFGERLWSLARGIDDRLVHNDSRRQSISVENTYDVDLPDLRSCLDKLPELLETLKTRMARIDASYRPGKPFVKVKFHDFTQTTLEQAGAGRDLGSYQLMLTQAFNRGGKPVRLLGVGVRLEDLRGGFEQMELFER from the coding sequence ATGACTCAGCGAAAAATCATCCACATCGACTGTGACTGTTTCTACGCCGCCATCGAGATGCGCGATGATCCGCGTCTGGCCGGCAAGCCGTTGGCGGTGGGTGGTTCGGCGGATCGGCGTGGGGTGATCGCCACCTGTAATTACGAGGCGCGTGCCTATGGCGTGCGCTCGGCAATGGCATCCGGGCATGCTTTGAAGTTGTGCCCGGATCTGACCATCGTCAAACCGCGTATGGACGCCTATCGCGAAGCCTCAAAGGAAATTCACACGATCTTTGCCGATTACACCGATCTGATCGAGCCGCTGTCGCTGGATGAGGCCTATCTGGACGTGTCGGACAGCGCGCATTTCGGCGGCAGTGCCACACGCATTGCCCAGGATATTCGTCGTCGGGTCTCCAATCAGTTGCACATCACGGTTTCTGCTGGCGTGGCGCCGAACAAGTTTCTGGCGAAGATCGCCAGCGACTGGAAAAAACCCAACGGCTTGTTCGTGATTACGCCGGATCAGGTCGAGGACTTCGTCAGCGGCTTGCCGGTGAGCAAGTTGCACGGTGTCGGCAAAGTCACTGCCGACAAGCTGGGCAAGCTCGGCATCGTTGACTGCTCGCAATTGCGCGAGTGGGACAAGTTGGCGCTGGTGCGTGAATTCGGTAGTTTTGGCGAGCGTCTCTGGAGTCTGGCGCGTGGGATCGATGATCGGCTGGTGCACAACGACAGTCGCCGGCAGTCGATCAGTGTGGAAAATACCTACGATGTCGATCTGCCGGACCTGCGCAGTTGCCTGGACAAATTGCCGGAGCTGCTGGAAACCCTGAAAACGCGCATGGCGCGGATCGACGCCAGTTATCGACCGGGCAAGCCGTTCGTCAAAGTGAAATTCCATGACTTTACCCAAACAACCTTGGAGCAGGCCGGGGCAGGGCGGGATCTGGGCAGTTATCAGTTGATGCTGACGCAGGCGTTCAATCGCGGGGGTAAACCGGTGCGGTTGCTCGGGGTGGGGGTGAGGCTGGAGGATTTGCGTGGCGGGTTTGAGCAGATGGAGTTGTTTGAGCGGTAA
- the mprF gene encoding bifunctional lysylphosphatidylglycerol flippase/synthetase MprF: MRANSSDPQDTVTANQPIKPERLRLLDRLSKYRQPIGLAVTLLLFAIALIACRHLLAELDLDALHDSILDVPKPALLGAFGATVVGFIILLGYEWSASRYAGVTLPPRTLALGGFTAFAIGNAIGLSLLSGGSVRYRLYARLGLGASEVAHMTLFASLSLGCALPPLAALATLSDLPAASQALGLSEGLLGTVAVAVLLLGAILAIGIYRRRLPEQPYPDNLLVKAGRRTLRLPGRRLTFLQLVITALDVAAAATVLYLLLPEAPPFGAFLLVYLLALAAGVLSHVPGGVGVFEAILLAAFADKLGAAPLAAALLLYRLIYVVLPLLVACVLLLINEGQRLFQTQTMRAASGLAAPILAVLVFLSGVVLLFSGATPEIDTRLEHIGFLIPHRLVDASHFGASLIGVLCLMLAQGLRRRLSAAWMLTTILLLVGALLSLLKGFDWEEACLMTLTAALLGVFRRSFYRPSRLTELPFSPLYLVASLCVLGASAWLLLFAYQDVPYSHQLWWQFTLDADAPRGLRSLLGAAVLLLVIALTWLLRTARPVIHLPTPDELDRAAKILMASSQPDGGLALTGDKALLFHQNDEAFLMYARRGRSLVALYDPIGPGQQRAEMIWQFRDLCDIHHARPVFYQVRAENLPYYMDIGLTAIKLGEEARVDLLRFDLEAKGKEMKDLRYTWNRGTRDGLSLEIFDPGQAPMDELKVISDAWLTGKNVREKGFSLGRFSDDYLKHFRIAVIRFEGRPVAFANLLETYSHDLASLDLMRAHPEAPKLTMEFMMVGLIQHYKSHGYARFSLGMVPLSGLQPRRGAPLTQRLGSMVFRRGEQLYNFQGLRRFKDKFQPDWEPRYMAVPAGLDPLVALADTAALIAGGLTGLVKR, translated from the coding sequence ATGCGCGCCAACTCGTCTGATCCACAAGACACCGTCACAGCGAACCAACCGATCAAACCCGAGCGCCTGCGCTTGCTGGATCGGTTAAGCAAATACCGTCAGCCGATCGGTCTGGCGGTCACTCTGCTGTTGTTTGCCATTGCCCTGATTGCCTGTCGCCACTTGCTCGCCGAACTTGATCTCGATGCTTTGCACGACTCAATCCTCGACGTACCGAAGCCCGCACTGCTCGGCGCATTCGGCGCGACCGTGGTCGGCTTCATTATTCTGCTGGGCTATGAATGGTCGGCCAGCCGCTACGCTGGCGTGACATTGCCACCGCGCACGCTGGCCCTCGGCGGCTTCACGGCGTTTGCGATTGGCAACGCGATCGGACTGTCGCTGCTGTCCGGCGGTTCGGTGCGCTACCGTTTATATGCACGACTGGGTCTGGGAGCGTCGGAAGTCGCGCACATGACCTTGTTCGCCAGCCTGTCGCTGGGCTGTGCCCTGCCGCCACTGGCTGCGCTCGCAACCTTGAGCGACCTGCCCGCCGCCTCTCAGGCGCTCGGCCTCTCGGAAGGTTTGCTCGGCACTGTAGCGGTGGCCGTGTTGCTGCTGGGCGCGATTCTGGCGATCGGCATCTATCGTCGGCGCCTGCCGGAACAACCCTACCCCGATAACCTGCTGGTCAAGGCCGGCCGCCGCACCCTGCGCCTGCCGGGTCGACGCCTGACTTTCCTGCAACTGGTGATCACTGCCCTCGATGTCGCGGCGGCCGCCACCGTGCTTTATCTGTTGCTGCCCGAAGCCCCACCCTTCGGCGCGTTCTTGCTGGTGTACCTGCTGGCGCTGGCCGCTGGCGTACTCAGCCATGTACCGGGTGGCGTTGGCGTGTTCGAAGCGATTCTGCTCGCCGCATTCGCCGACAAACTCGGTGCCGCGCCACTGGCTGCTGCGTTGCTGCTGTATCGCCTGATCTACGTGGTGCTGCCGCTGCTGGTGGCTTGCGTACTGCTGCTGATCAACGAAGGCCAGCGCCTGTTTCAAACCCAGACCATGCGCGCCGCGTCCGGTCTGGCCGCACCGATTCTGGCGGTACTGGTGTTCCTGTCCGGCGTGGTGCTGCTGTTCTCCGGCGCTACCCCTGAAATCGATACGCGTCTGGAACACATCGGCTTTCTGATCCCACATCGCTTGGTCGACGCCTCGCACTTCGGCGCCAGCCTGATCGGTGTACTTTGTCTGATGCTGGCGCAGGGTCTGCGCCGTCGCTTGTCGGCCGCATGGATGCTGACCACCATTCTGTTGCTGGTCGGCGCCCTGCTTTCCCTGCTCAAGGGTTTTGACTGGGAAGAAGCCTGTCTGATGACACTCACTGCCGCGCTGCTGGGGGTGTTCCGCCGCTCGTTTTATCGCCCGAGTCGTCTGACCGAACTGCCGTTCTCACCGCTGTACCTGGTGGCCAGCCTGTGCGTGCTCGGTGCTTCGGCCTGGCTGCTGTTGTTCGCGTATCAAGACGTGCCCTACAGCCATCAGTTGTGGTGGCAGTTCACCCTCGACGCCGACGCACCGCGCGGCCTGCGTTCGCTGCTCGGCGCCGCCGTGCTGTTGCTGGTGATTGCCCTGACCTGGCTGCTGCGCACTGCGCGCCCGGTCATTCACCTGCCGACACCGGACGAACTCGATCGCGCGGCGAAGATTCTGATGGCGTCGTCGCAACCCGATGGCGGCCTCGCACTGACGGGTGACAAGGCGTTGCTGTTTCACCAGAACGACGAAGCATTCCTGATGTACGCCCGCCGTGGCCGCAGTCTGGTGGCGCTGTACGACCCGATAGGCCCTGGCCAGCAACGCGCCGAGATGATCTGGCAGTTCCGCGACCTGTGCGATATCCATCACGCTCGCCCTGTGTTCTATCAAGTGCGCGCGGAGAACCTGCCGTACTACATGGACATCGGCCTGACCGCGATCAAGCTCGGCGAGGAAGCCCGGGTCGATCTGCTTCGCTTTGACCTGGAAGCCAAGGGCAAGGAGATGAAAGATCTTCGTTACACCTGGAACCGTGGCACCCGTGACGGTCTGTCGCTGGAGATCTTTGATCCGGGTCAAGCGCCGATGGATGAGCTCAAGGTGATTTCCGATGCCTGGCTGACCGGCAAGAACGTGCGCGAGAAAGGCTTCTCGCTCGGCCGCTTCAGCGACGATTACCTGAAGCATTTCCGCATTGCGGTGATTCGCTTCGAAGGTCGCCCGGTGGCGTTTGCCAACCTGCTCGAGACTTATAGCCATGACCTGGCCAGCCTCGACCTGATGCGCGCGCACCCGGAAGCCCCCAAACTGACCATGGAATTCATGATGGTCGGCCTGATTCAACACTATAAGAGTCACGGATACGCGCGCTTCAGCCTGGGCATGGTGCCGTTGTCGGGGTTGCAACCCCGGCGTGGTGCACCGCTGACCCAGCGTCTGGGCTCGATGGTTTTCCGCCGTGGTGAGCAGCTGTACAACTTCCAAGGCTTGCGCCGCTTCAAAGACAAGTTCCAGCCTGACTGGGAACCCCGTTATATGGCCGTGCCCGCCGGACTGGATCCGCTGGTAGCGCTGGCCGACACTGCTGCCCTGATCGCGGGCGGCTTGACTGGATTGGTGAAACGCTGA
- a CDS encoding IS110 family transposase: protein MSNFVGVDVAKNTFDIATHLPNGKHKTKAKLANDSKGFKEFDAWLNKQVEPTALIVMEATSVYHLELAEFVYNKGYRVCVVNPATTHAYADSELRRIKTDKSDAKLIADFAREKAEKLQLWAPEPLKYRQLKAMVRRLDDLQEMEQMELNRLDVSDEKVKDSINSVLRHIEKEIVETHKAIKKHIDDDPDMRQMRDLIVTIDGIGQKTLERLLAELGDLRKYDDPRKLVAAAGLNPKLQDSGKFKGRAVISRIGSARVRAGLYMPGLVALKHNKAIIAMKDRLKANGKAPKQIICTAMRKLLHFVYAVLKSGQPFDPKIALAR from the coding sequence ATGTCCAATTTCGTCGGCGTCGATGTCGCTAAAAATACCTTTGATATCGCCACTCACCTGCCAAACGGCAAGCACAAAACCAAGGCCAAACTGGCTAACGACTCAAAAGGTTTCAAAGAGTTTGACGCCTGGTTGAACAAGCAGGTCGAGCCTACAGCCCTGATCGTGATGGAAGCCACCAGCGTTTATCACCTGGAACTTGCCGAGTTCGTCTACAACAAGGGTTACCGGGTCTGCGTCGTCAATCCGGCGACGACCCACGCTTACGCCGACAGCGAGCTGCGCCGGATCAAAACCGACAAAAGCGACGCCAAATTGATCGCTGACTTTGCTCGGGAAAAGGCTGAAAAGCTTCAGCTTTGGGCTCCGGAGCCGCTGAAATATCGTCAGCTAAAGGCGATGGTACGTCGCTTGGATGACCTTCAGGAAATGGAGCAAATGGAGCTCAATCGCCTGGATGTGTCCGACGAAAAGGTCAAAGACTCGATCAACTCTGTGCTGCGTCACATCGAGAAAGAGATCGTTGAAACTCACAAAGCAATCAAAAAACACATCGACGATGATCCAGACATGCGCCAAATGCGCGACTTGATCGTGACCATCGACGGTATTGGCCAGAAAACCCTTGAGCGGCTGCTGGCAGAGTTGGGCGACCTGCGTAAATATGACGACCCTCGCAAACTGGTCGCTGCCGCCGGGTTGAACCCAAAGCTGCAGGACTCGGGAAAGTTCAAAGGCAGAGCAGTGATTTCGAGGATCGGATCGGCTCGCGTTCGGGCGGGTCTATACATGCCTGGGTTGGTTGCACTGAAGCACAACAAGGCAATCATCGCCATGAAGGACCGCTTGAAGGCCAACGGCAAGGCCCCCAAGCAAATCATCTGTACAGCGATGCGCAAACTCCTACATTTTGTCTACGCCGTTCTTAAATCGGGCCAGCCATTTGACCCGAAAATTGCCCTTGCCCGATGA
- a CDS encoding virulence factor family protein: MIQRSLKYILAALIVLAVIAGGGFWYLKRPAPEPTLEPITAADGTVLTRVIPGTKPKAQVLVAVNDDQKLSEKQLTTLSRSASAQIVQVILPKDCLLQSRALQTGLRELNGPATLVSGIGPGAVLAWRWLAEQKDDKAQAISVDLALEKGGCTHLLPKSAAHGHWLAAWNDNPDDASAGFVRDQPNAETSISDYDINLPQVLNNELRKILVGGDKANGGLAIPVVEVPAGQAKDTVTLFLSGDGGWRDLDRDVAGEMAKIGYPVVGIDTLRYYWQHKSPEQSALDLTELMQHYRQKWGTKRFILTGYSFGADVLPAIYNRLPDTEQQRVDAIILLAFARTGSFEIEVEGWLGNAGKEAATGPEMAKLPPAKVVCIYGEEETDESGCTDKTAVGEAVKLPGGHHFDENYPALAKRLVDLIQKRQSKDSVAEE; encoded by the coding sequence ATGATTCAACGCTCCCTGAAGTACATCCTGGCCGCACTGATCGTGCTGGCCGTGATTGCCGGCGGCGGTTTCTGGTACCTCAAACGCCCGGCACCGGAACCAACGCTCGAACCTATTACGGCGGCAGACGGCACCGTTTTGACCCGCGTCATCCCCGGCACCAAACCCAAGGCGCAGGTGCTGGTCGCGGTCAACGACGACCAGAAACTCTCTGAAAAGCAACTGACCACCCTGAGCCGCAGCGCCTCGGCGCAAATCGTTCAGGTGATTCTGCCCAAGGACTGCCTGCTGCAAAGCCGCGCCCTGCAAACCGGTCTGCGCGAACTGAACGGCCCGGCCACATTGGTCAGCGGCATCGGTCCTGGCGCTGTGCTGGCCTGGCGCTGGCTGGCCGAACAAAAGGACGACAAGGCCCAAGCGATTTCCGTGGATCTGGCACTGGAAAAAGGTGGCTGCACGCACCTGCTGCCCAAATCCGCCGCCCACGGCCACTGGCTGGCGGCATGGAACGACAACCCGGACGACGCCAGCGCAGGTTTCGTGCGCGATCAACCGAACGCCGAAACCAGCATCAGCGACTACGACATCAACCTGCCGCAAGTGCTGAACAACGAACTGCGCAAGATCCTCGTCGGCGGCGACAAGGCCAACGGCGGTCTGGCGATTCCGGTGGTTGAAGTGCCTGCTGGCCAAGCAAAAGACACCGTCACCCTGTTCCTCAGCGGTGACGGCGGCTGGCGCGACCTCGACCGCGACGTGGCCGGTGAAATGGCCAAGATCGGCTACCCGGTCGTCGGCATCGACACGCTGCGCTACTACTGGCAGCACAAGAGCCCGGAGCAAAGCGCCCTGGACCTGACCGAACTGATGCAGCACTACCGGCAGAAATGGGGCACCAAACGCTTCATCCTCACCGGTTACTCGTTCGGTGCTGACGTTCTGCCAGCGATCTACAACCGCCTGCCGGACACCGAGCAGCAGCGCGTCGACGCGATCATCCTGCTGGCCTTCGCCCGCACCGGCAGCTTCGAAATCGAAGTCGAAGGCTGGCTCGGCAACGCCGGCAAAGAAGCCGCCACCGGCCCGGAAATGGCCAAGCTGCCACCGGCCAAGGTTGTGTGCATCTACGGTGAAGAAGAGACGGATGAAAGCGGCTGCACGGACAAGACTGCGGTGGGTGAGGCGGTGAAGCTGCCCGGCGGTCATCACTTCGACGAGAACTATCCGGCGCTGGCCAAGCGTTTGGTGGACTTGATCCAGAAGCGCCAGAGCAAGGATTCGGTTGCCGAAGAGTGA
- a CDS encoding GNAT family N-acetyltransferase: MRHHSVIHTPKLSDYQELTRVWEASVRATHDFLPDSYIELLRNLVLTRYLDAVMLICTKDANQRITGFAGVAAGKIEMLFIDPAHRGQGLGKKLLNYAMQHLNADELDVNEQNPQALGFYFKQGFEVIGRSEVDGMGQPYPLLHMRLRQNQQRSSNG, from the coding sequence ATGCGTCACCATTCGGTCATCCACACGCCGAAACTCAGCGATTATCAGGAACTGACCCGGGTCTGGGAGGCCTCGGTTCGCGCCACTCATGATTTTCTGCCGGACAGCTATATCGAACTGCTGCGCAACCTGGTACTCACCCGTTACCTCGACGCGGTGATGTTGATCTGCACCAAGGACGCCAATCAGCGCATCACCGGTTTTGCCGGTGTCGCGGCGGGCAAGATCGAGATGCTGTTCATCGATCCCGCCCATCGGGGCCAGGGCTTGGGCAAGAAGTTGCTGAATTACGCCATGCAGCATTTGAACGCCGATGAACTGGACGTCAACGAGCAGAACCCGCAGGCGCTGGGGTTTTACTTCAAGCAAGGTTTTGAAGTGATCGGCCGCTCCGAGGTGGATGGCATGGGCCAGCCGTATCCGCTGCTGCACATGCGCTTGCGCCAGAACCAGCAACGCTCCAGCAACGGCTGA
- the rimO gene encoding 30S ribosomal protein S12 methylthiotransferase RimO → MSTTPAPANPKVGFVSLGCPKALVDSERILTQLRMEGYDVVSTYQDADVVVVNTCGFIDSAKAESLEVIGEAIKENGKVIVTGCMGVEEGNIRDVHPSVLAVTGPQQYEQVVNAVHEVVPPRKDHNPLIDLVPPQGIKLTPRHYAYLKISEGCNHSCSFCIIPSMRGKLVSRPVGDVLDEAQRLVKSGVKELLVISQDTSAYGVDVKYRTGFWNGAPVKTRMTELCEALSTLGVWVRLHYVYPYPHVDELIPLMAAGKILPYLDIPFQHASPKVLKSMKRPAFEDKTLARIKNWREICPDLIIRSTFIVGFPGETEEDFQYLLNWLTEAQLDRVGCFQYSPVDGAPANDLDLEIVPDDVKQDRWDRFMAHQQAISSARLQMRIGREIEVLVDEVDEQGAVGRCFFDAPEIDGNVFIDNGSNLKPGDKVWCKVTDADEYDLWAEQI, encoded by the coding sequence ATGTCCACCACTCCTGCGCCGGCCAATCCAAAGGTTGGCTTCGTATCTCTGGGTTGCCCGAAAGCACTGGTCGACTCCGAGCGCATCCTGACCCAGCTGCGCATGGAAGGCTATGACGTGGTGTCCACTTATCAGGACGCCGATGTCGTGGTGGTCAACACCTGCGGCTTCATCGATTCGGCCAAGGCTGAATCGCTGGAGGTGATCGGTGAAGCGATCAAGGAAAACGGCAAGGTGATCGTCACGGGCTGCATGGGCGTGGAAGAAGGCAACATCCGCGACGTACACCCGAGCGTGCTGGCCGTGACCGGTCCGCAGCAGTACGAGCAAGTGGTCAACGCCGTGCACGAAGTGGTGCCACCGCGCAAGGATCACAACCCGCTGATCGACCTGGTGCCGCCGCAAGGTATCAAGCTGACCCCGCGTCACTACGCCTACCTGAAGATTTCCGAAGGCTGCAACCACAGCTGCAGCTTCTGCATCATCCCGTCGATGCGCGGCAAACTGGTCAGCCGTCCGGTTGGCGACGTGCTCGACGAGGCTCAGCGCCTGGTCAAATCCGGTGTTAAAGAGCTGCTGGTGATCTCGCAAGACACCAGCGCTTACGGCGTCGACGTCAAATATCGCACCGGTTTCTGGAACGGCGCGCCGGTGAAAACCCGCATGACCGAACTCTGCGAAGCGCTGAGCACCCTCGGCGTCTGGGTCCGTCTGCACTACGTTTACCCGTACCCGCACGTTGACGAGCTGATCCCGCTGATGGCCGCCGGCAAAATCCTGCCGTACCTGGACATCCCGTTCCAGCACGCCAGCCCGAAAGTGCTGAAGTCGATGAAACGCCCGGCGTTCGAAGACAAGACCCTGGCGCGGATCAAGAACTGGCGCGAAATCTGCCCGGATCTGATCATCCGTTCGACCTTCATTGTCGGCTTCCCGGGCGAAACCGAAGAAGACTTCCAGTACCTGCTGAACTGGCTGACCGAAGCCCAGCTCGATCGCGTCGGCTGCTTCCAGTACTCGCCGGTTGATGGCGCTCCGGCCAATGATCTCGATCTGGAAATCGTTCCGGACGACGTTAAGCAGGACCGTTGGGATCGTTTCATGGCGCACCAGCAAGCGATCAGCTCGGCGCGCCTGCAAATGCGCATCGGCCGTGAAATCGAAGTGCTGGTGGACGAAGTCGACGAGCAAGGCGCGGTCGGCCGCTGCTTCTTCGACGCCCCGGAAATCGACGGCAACGTGTTTATCGACAACGGCAGCAACCTCAAGCCGGGCGACAAGGTCTGGTGCAAAGTGACGGATGCTGACGAATACGATTTGTGGGCTGAGCAGATCTAA